From Musa acuminata AAA Group cultivar baxijiao chromosome BXJ3-8, Cavendish_Baxijiao_AAA, whole genome shotgun sequence, one genomic window encodes:
- the LOC135645430 gene encoding protein LONGIFOLIA 1-like isoform X1, whose amino-acid sequence MTPGVVGEGGVLEVQRLEPQMGCMAGFLQLFDRHHGVAGRRHYSVHRLPTLPTAGSTSPSERSEASSASILKESHPPPSSPEPCPSSPERGLAAETPARRSLPLSLPVFEVTDGVSTTWRIRDIPRLSLDSRAVVDARGKLRPREIRTAVPVRSENQTDASEATEEQRRSPSVVARLMGLGVLPSAGGEGRAEPHRAELRRSASESRVRRDPSIYGFVDAGSLHKPWPSPAAEEAARVSAEELFKTVNLARFRLNDATKAKPPLRSTPLQPLQRKIFFHAEDFFPEPKRSVTLYGEIEKRLRLRGIDEPAKDLETLKQILEALQLKGLLHSKRSDHRVTGRRNLISDYEGRIQGEAPIVIMKPAPKPPRRRSSEPPRSVAARQSSSPLRREISPVHRTIRGGNERTNRAPRSPESPSSPVLRRTSNAATQKSVQAQRRISTVGSPKCSPKMTGPDPLAVRSPRSRRPTAPSSPEEKVYASAEDDTSTTLSESSISVSSQLDLEVMQRRSRAGEYRSGRSLLDRCDKLLHSIAAFTGAEQVAAADQQPSPVSVLDSSAFLAEEGSLSPSPLSKRSIDFKDRAAEDWEGEQWSPRAWTNHGDVESGADAVDRDYAYVCDVVRATRRYGEASDAVYATLEKGRCRRPAEASKAARLHRRVVFDTVSEMLDRKRRVPPWDAFSSPPGPCPGGCGEEEALLRGVWAEVRRIREQVADDDQDAVACGAVRKDMSGALADGWARHAAEMSDAVLHIERLIFKDVVAETIRDLAAAAAAPSTPRRKLLF is encoded by the exons CCACCTTGCCG ACTGCTGGATCGACGTCGCCGTCGGAGAGATCGGAGGCTTCCTCGGCTTCGATTTTGAAGGAGAGCCATCCTCCTCCGTCGTCGCCGGAGCCCTGCCCTTCTTCTCCGGAGAGAGGCTTAGCGGCAGAAACACCGGCGCGGCGGTCGCTTCCGCTGTCGCTCCCGGTATTCGAGGTCACGGACGGAGTGAGCACTACCTGGAGGATCCGGGACATTCCGAGGCTTTCTCTCGACAGCCGCGCGGTGGTTGACGCGAGAGGAAAGCTCCGCCCGCGGGAGATCCGGACGGCGGTGCCGGTACGCTCCGAGAACCAAACTGACGCTTCCGAGGCCACAGAGGAGCAGCGGCGTTCCCCGAGCGTCGTCGCGAGGCTAATGGGGCTCGGTGTCCTACCAAGCGCCGGCGGGGAAGGACGAGCAGAGCCTCACCGGGCCGAGCTACGGCGATCCGCCTCCGAGTCACGGGTTCGGAGAGATCCATCGATCTACGGGTTCGTGGACGCAGGATCGCTCCACAAGCCGTGGCCGTCGCCGGCCGCGGAGGAAGCCGCCCGGGTCTCCGCCGAGGAGCTCTTTAAAACGGTCAATCTGGCCCGCTTCAGGCTAAACGACGCGACGAAGGCCAAGCCGCCATTGAGAAGTACCCCGCTTCAGCCGCTCCAGCGGAAGATCTTCTTCCATGCCGAGGACTTCTTCCCGGAGCCGAAGCGGTCAGTAACCCTCTACGGCGAGATCGAGAAGCGGCTCAGGTTGCGAGGCATTGACGAGCCGGCGAAGGACCTGGAGACTCTGAAGCAAATCTTGGAGGCGCTCCAGCTCAAGGGGCTCCTCCATTCTAAACGGTCGGACCATCGCGTCACCGGTCGCCGCAATCTCATCTCCGACTACGAGGGCCGGATCCAAGGCGAAGCTCCGATCGTCATCATGAAGCCGGCACCCAAGCCCCCGCGCCGGCGCTCGAGCGAGCCGCCAAGATCCGTCGCCGCTCGCCAGAGCTCTTCGCCACTCAGGCGCGAAATATCGCCGGTGCATCGGACCATCAGGGGAGGAAACGAACGGACGAATCGTGCGCCGAGGTCGCCCGAGAGCCCGAGCTCACCGGTGCTTCGGAGGACGTCAAATGCGGCGACCCAGAAGAGCGTGCAGGCACAACGGAGGATCTCGACCGTCGGTTCCCCAAAATGTAGTCCGAAGATGACGGGGCCGGATCCGCTGGCCGTCCGATCGCCGAGGAGCCGGAGGCCAACGGCGCCTTCGTCTCCCGAGGAGAAGGTTTACGCATCCGCGGAGGACGATACCTCCACCACCCTTTCCGAGAGCAGCATCAGCGTCTCCTCCCAACTGGATTTGGAG GTGATGCAGAGGAGATCGAGGGCGGGCGAGTACAGATCGGGGCGAAGCCTGTTGGATCGATGCGACAAGCTGTTGCACAGCATCGCGGCGTTCACCGGCGCGGAGCAGGTCGCCGCTGCGGACCAGCAGCCGAGCCCTGTCTCGGTGCTCGACTCGTCGGCCTTCCTTGCCGAGGAAGGGTCGCTTTCGCCCTCCCCCCTCTCCAAGCGCTCCATCGACTTCAAAG ATCGAGCGGCGGAGGATTGGGAGGGGGAGCAGTGGTCTCCCCGGGCGTGGACGAATCATGGGGACGTGGAGAGCGGGGCCGACGCCGTGGACCGCGACTACGCCTACGTGTGCGACGTCGTCCGCGCCACCCGCCGCTACGGGGAGGCGTCGGACGCCGTGTACGCGACCCTGGAGAAGGGCCGCTGCCGGCGCCCCGCCGAGGCGTCCAAGGCCGCCCGACTCCACCGACGCGTCGTCTTCGACACCGTGTCCGAGATGCTGGACCGCAAGCGCCGGGTTCCCCCGTGGGACGCCTTCTCGAGCCCCCCCGGGCCTTGTCCGGGTGGCTGCGGGGAGGAGGAGGCGCTGCTGCGGGGGGTGTGGGCGGAGGTACGGCGCATCCGTGAGCAGGTGGCGGACGACGACCAAGACGCCGTGGCGTGCGGGGCCGTGCGGAAGGACATGTCCGGGGCGCTCGCGGACGGGTGGGCCCGCCACGCCGCCGAGATGTCCGACGCCGTCCTCCACATCGAGCGGCTGATATTTAAGGACGTGGTCGCGGAGACCATCCGCgacctcgccgccgccgccgccgccccctcCACCCCCCGCCGCAAGCTGCTCTTCTAG
- the LOC135645430 gene encoding protein LONGIFOLIA 1-like isoform X2 has translation MTPGVVGEGGVLEVQRLEPQMGCMAGFLQLFDRHHGVAGRRHYSVHRLPTLPTAGSTSPSERSEASSASILKESHPPPSSPEPCPSSPERGLAAETPARRSLPLSLPVFEVTDGVSTTWRIRDIPRLSLDSRAVVDARGKLRPREIRTAVPVRSENQTDASEATEEQRRSPSVVARLMGLGVLPSAGGEGRAEPHRAELRRSASESRVRRDPSIYGFVDAGSLHKPWPSPAAEEAARVSAEELFKTVNLARFRLNDATKAKPPLRSTPLQPLQRKIFFHAEDFFPEPKRSVTLYGEIEKRLRLRGIDEPAKDLETLKQILEALQLKGLLHSKRSDHRVTGRRNLISDYEGRIQGEAPIVIMKPAPKPPRRRSSEPPRSVAARQSSSPLRREISPVHRTIRGGNERTNRAPRSPESPSSPVLRRTSNAATQKSVQAQRRISTVGSPKCSPKMTGPDPLAVRSPRSRRPTAPSSPEEKVYASAEDDTSTTLSESSISVSSQLDLERRSRAGEYRSGRSLLDRCDKLLHSIAAFTGAEQVAAADQQPSPVSVLDSSAFLAEEGSLSPSPLSKRSIDFKDRAAEDWEGEQWSPRAWTNHGDVESGADAVDRDYAYVCDVVRATRRYGEASDAVYATLEKGRCRRPAEASKAARLHRRVVFDTVSEMLDRKRRVPPWDAFSSPPGPCPGGCGEEEALLRGVWAEVRRIREQVADDDQDAVACGAVRKDMSGALADGWARHAAEMSDAVLHIERLIFKDVVAETIRDLAAAAAAPSTPRRKLLF, from the exons CCACCTTGCCG ACTGCTGGATCGACGTCGCCGTCGGAGAGATCGGAGGCTTCCTCGGCTTCGATTTTGAAGGAGAGCCATCCTCCTCCGTCGTCGCCGGAGCCCTGCCCTTCTTCTCCGGAGAGAGGCTTAGCGGCAGAAACACCGGCGCGGCGGTCGCTTCCGCTGTCGCTCCCGGTATTCGAGGTCACGGACGGAGTGAGCACTACCTGGAGGATCCGGGACATTCCGAGGCTTTCTCTCGACAGCCGCGCGGTGGTTGACGCGAGAGGAAAGCTCCGCCCGCGGGAGATCCGGACGGCGGTGCCGGTACGCTCCGAGAACCAAACTGACGCTTCCGAGGCCACAGAGGAGCAGCGGCGTTCCCCGAGCGTCGTCGCGAGGCTAATGGGGCTCGGTGTCCTACCAAGCGCCGGCGGGGAAGGACGAGCAGAGCCTCACCGGGCCGAGCTACGGCGATCCGCCTCCGAGTCACGGGTTCGGAGAGATCCATCGATCTACGGGTTCGTGGACGCAGGATCGCTCCACAAGCCGTGGCCGTCGCCGGCCGCGGAGGAAGCCGCCCGGGTCTCCGCCGAGGAGCTCTTTAAAACGGTCAATCTGGCCCGCTTCAGGCTAAACGACGCGACGAAGGCCAAGCCGCCATTGAGAAGTACCCCGCTTCAGCCGCTCCAGCGGAAGATCTTCTTCCATGCCGAGGACTTCTTCCCGGAGCCGAAGCGGTCAGTAACCCTCTACGGCGAGATCGAGAAGCGGCTCAGGTTGCGAGGCATTGACGAGCCGGCGAAGGACCTGGAGACTCTGAAGCAAATCTTGGAGGCGCTCCAGCTCAAGGGGCTCCTCCATTCTAAACGGTCGGACCATCGCGTCACCGGTCGCCGCAATCTCATCTCCGACTACGAGGGCCGGATCCAAGGCGAAGCTCCGATCGTCATCATGAAGCCGGCACCCAAGCCCCCGCGCCGGCGCTCGAGCGAGCCGCCAAGATCCGTCGCCGCTCGCCAGAGCTCTTCGCCACTCAGGCGCGAAATATCGCCGGTGCATCGGACCATCAGGGGAGGAAACGAACGGACGAATCGTGCGCCGAGGTCGCCCGAGAGCCCGAGCTCACCGGTGCTTCGGAGGACGTCAAATGCGGCGACCCAGAAGAGCGTGCAGGCACAACGGAGGATCTCGACCGTCGGTTCCCCAAAATGTAGTCCGAAGATGACGGGGCCGGATCCGCTGGCCGTCCGATCGCCGAGGAGCCGGAGGCCAACGGCGCCTTCGTCTCCCGAGGAGAAGGTTTACGCATCCGCGGAGGACGATACCTCCACCACCCTTTCCGAGAGCAGCATCAGCGTCTCCTCCCAACTGGATTTGGAG AGGAGATCGAGGGCGGGCGAGTACAGATCGGGGCGAAGCCTGTTGGATCGATGCGACAAGCTGTTGCACAGCATCGCGGCGTTCACCGGCGCGGAGCAGGTCGCCGCTGCGGACCAGCAGCCGAGCCCTGTCTCGGTGCTCGACTCGTCGGCCTTCCTTGCCGAGGAAGGGTCGCTTTCGCCCTCCCCCCTCTCCAAGCGCTCCATCGACTTCAAAG ATCGAGCGGCGGAGGATTGGGAGGGGGAGCAGTGGTCTCCCCGGGCGTGGACGAATCATGGGGACGTGGAGAGCGGGGCCGACGCCGTGGACCGCGACTACGCCTACGTGTGCGACGTCGTCCGCGCCACCCGCCGCTACGGGGAGGCGTCGGACGCCGTGTACGCGACCCTGGAGAAGGGCCGCTGCCGGCGCCCCGCCGAGGCGTCCAAGGCCGCCCGACTCCACCGACGCGTCGTCTTCGACACCGTGTCCGAGATGCTGGACCGCAAGCGCCGGGTTCCCCCGTGGGACGCCTTCTCGAGCCCCCCCGGGCCTTGTCCGGGTGGCTGCGGGGAGGAGGAGGCGCTGCTGCGGGGGGTGTGGGCGGAGGTACGGCGCATCCGTGAGCAGGTGGCGGACGACGACCAAGACGCCGTGGCGTGCGGGGCCGTGCGGAAGGACATGTCCGGGGCGCTCGCGGACGGGTGGGCCCGCCACGCCGCCGAGATGTCCGACGCCGTCCTCCACATCGAGCGGCTGATATTTAAGGACGTGGTCGCGGAGACCATCCGCgacctcgccgccgccgccgccgccccctcCACCCCCCGCCGCAAGCTGCTCTTCTAG